From a region of the Archocentrus centrarchus isolate MPI-CPG fArcCen1 chromosome 18, fArcCen1, whole genome shotgun sequence genome:
- the LOC115796670 gene encoding ladderlectin-like — protein sequence MAKTHLVKRSVRCGAGWSEFNRRCFYYIPKPLSWAKAEKNCMSLGGHLASVHNFMEYHELQRLILSASHEYKETWIGGTDAQEENQWFWSDGTTFHYTKWCSGEPNNSGGRQHCLRMNHGGEKCWDDFGCYAQKPSVCTKNM from the exons ATGG CAAAGACTCACCTGGTCAAGAGATCCGTCAGATGTGGTGCTGGTTGGTCTGAGTTCAATCGCCGCTGTTTCTACTACATTCCGAAACCTTTGTCTTGGGCTAAAGCTGAG AAAAACTGTATGTCCCTGGGAGGTCACCTTGCATCGGTTCACAACTTCATGGAGTACCACGAGCTTCAGAGGCTCATACTGAGTGCTAGTCATGAGTACAAAGAAACCTGGATTGGTGGCACTGATGCACAGGAG gaGAACCAATGGTTTTGGAGTGATGGCACCACTTTCCACTATACCAAGTGGTGTTCTGGAGAGCCCAATAACTCAGGAGGTCGCCAGCACTGCTTGAGAATGAATCATGGAG GTGAAAAGTGTTGGGATGACTTTGGGTGCTATGCTCAAAAACCTTCTGTCTGTACCAAGAACATGTGA